In Corynebacterium sp. P4-C1, the sequence TCTCCCCCGCGTCGCCGGCACCCTTGTTCTTGAGCCCCATCGTCGGCTCGGCAGTGTCGGTGAAGTCGCCGGTCATGTCCGGGACGCGGCCAAGAGTGGTCGGCGAGTGCTCGGTCCAGGACTGCTCGGCGACGAGGTTGCCCTCGGCATCGAAAATGCGGACGGTGTCCTTGCCGCCCAGACCGAAGCCCTTGGAGCCGTCAATCGTCTGCGTATCGGTGTAGAACGCCTTGTAGCCGCCAGACTCGATCTTCGTGCCGTCCGGAATGACGATCGGGGCGTGCTTGTCATCGTCGTCAAGAATCTTCCAGCCGGAAATGTCGATGCTCTGGTTGTTGTCCGTGTTAGCCAGCTCGACCCAGTCGCCGACCGAGTCACCGTTGGACTCGATCTCGTTGAGGACCACCGGGGAGGAGACCGTCTCGGCGGCGGTGGCCACCGGAACGGCGAAAGCAGACAGAGCCAGGGATGCGGCGGCCGGCAGAGCGAGCGCGGCGCGGAAGCGGGAACGGGACACAGGAAAACCCTTCATGCGTTGGAAACAGTGACGTACCCGTGAGACGCTAGCCCCGCTCTTTTAACGGGCACTGGCCTGAAAGTGACGTCCGCGTGACCGGAAAATGAAAAGGGGAAATGCAAAAACGCGCACCGCGGGAAATTGTCCGCGGTACGCGTTGTCAGTGGTGCCAGGTAGAAGATTCGAACTTCTGAAGGCAATGCCGGCGGATTTACAGTCCGCTCCCTTTGGCCGCTCGGGCAACCTGGCGTGCTTGGACTACTCTACAGCAGCGGGTCACAGAAACAACAAATCAGCTGCTGAAGGTTGGTTTTCAGCCGACGCGCTCGACTGTGTAGCGCGCGATTTGGCGCATCGCACCGTTCGCCGGGATGTCAGGCAGCTCGTCCAGGCGAGCGTCGACGATGGAGAGGTAGCGGTGGACGTCGTCAAGCGCGCGTGCACGGCCGTCCGTCTCGGCGATGAGCGTGAGGGCGCGCTCCACGTCGGCGTCCTCGGTGAGCGGGCCAGTGAGAAGGCCGCGGAGCTCCTCGCCCGCGTCCCCTTCGTCCTGCAGCGCGTAGAGGACCGGGAGGGTGAACACGCCCTCGCGCAGATCCGTGCCCGGGGTCTTCCCGGACTGATCGGAGTCGGAGAAAATGTCGATGATGTCGTCGACGATCTGGAAGACCATACCGATCGCCTCGCCGAGCTCCTTGATGGTGCGCACCGTGGCCTCGTCCGCGCCGGAGTGCGTGGCACCCAGGTAGGCGGCGGACGCGATGAGCACACCGGTCTTTTCCCGGATGACTTCGAGATAATGCTCGACGGGGTCGCCGCCGCGCGCGCCGACGGTCTCGCGCATCTGGCCGGTGACCAAGTCGCTGAACGTCTCCGCGAAGTGGCGGACGGTGGCGGTGTCGATCTCGCTCATCAACCGCGAGGCCTCCGCCAGCAGGTAGTCGCCGGAGAGGATCGCGACCGTGTTGGACCAGCGGGAATTCGCGGACTCCACACCGCGGCGCTTCGCGGCCTCGTCCATCACGTCGTCGTGGTACAGCGTGGCCAGGTGGACCAGCTCCACGATCGCCGCGCCGCGGATCACATTGTCCGCCTGCGGGGTCGGCCCGAACTCACTCGCCAGCACCGCCATCAACGGACGGAAGCGCTTGCCGCCAGCCTTGGCCAGGTGGGTGACCTGTTCGCTGAGGAAATCCTCGCCGCCGGAAAGCCGCTCGAACATGAGCTCTTCCACCCGGTTCAACCCGTCCGTGACGCGTTGCGCCAAGTCCTCGTCGCCGAGATCGAGCTTGTTGTCGACGGCGGGCGACGTGGGAGTGCCGTTGGTCATCTATCGTCCTTGCGGGGTCGTGCGGGGTCTGCGTCCCCTTAACCGTAGTCCACCCCTGAGCCATCTGGCACAATAAGTTCGGTGAAATCGTTCGAGTGCGTCGTTGTCGGTGCGGGACCCGCAGGTTCTGCCGCCGCCATTGCCGCCCGGCGCGCCGGTTTCGAGGTCGCGGTTGTGGATGCCGCCCCCGCCGGCCGCGACAAGACATGCGGCGACGGGCTGACTCCCCGCGCGGTGCACGCCCTGCGGGAGTTGGGGCTGTCCGCCGCGCTCCCCACCTACCGCAACAGGGGGCTCAAGCTGCATGGTTACGGCGGTTCCGTGACCGCGCCGTGGCCGGAGGGCCACTACGGCACGGAAGGTTCCGCCTCGCCGCGCTCGCTTTTCGACGCCGCCTTGGCCGACCTTGCCTCCTCCCTCGGCGCCGAGATGTTCTACAGCTGCCCCGCCATCGGCGCCGAATTCGATGACAGCGGCGCGATCACCGGCGTGGTCACCTCTCAGGGGACGCTGCGCGCGAAGTGGGTGATCGTGGCCGATGGGGTGCGCTCCCCCTTCGGCAAGCAGCTCGGCCGGAAATGGCACCGCGGTCAGGTCTACGGCATCGCGGCGCGCTCCTACTGCGCCACTCCGTTCAGCGGTGAACCGTGGATGCACTCCCACGTGGAGCTGCGCGACGGGGCGGGTGCGATCCAGCCCGGCTACGGGTGGATCTTCCCGCTCGGCGACGGCACAGTGAACCTGGGCTGCGGTGCCCTGTCCACCGACGCCCGCCCTGCGAAGGTGAACACGAAGAAGCTGCTGCTCCAGTACGCTGACCAGGTCCGAGACGAGTGGCAGCTGGGCCAGCCGGAGAACATCACCTCCGCCCTGTTGCCGATGGGCGGCGCGGTGTCCAACGTCGCCGGGCCGAACTGGATGCTCATCGGCGACGCGGCAGCCTGCGTGAACCCCCTCAACGGCGAGGGCATCGACTACGGGCTGGAGACCGCCATCATGGCGGTGGACCTGATCGCGGATGCCGCCGGAACCCACCCCGATCTGACGTTGGTCTGGCCACATGAACTGCGCCGCGCGTACGGCGAAGCGTTCGTGCTGGCCCGCACACTCGCCCGTGTGCTCACGTACCCGCAGTTCCTGCCCGCAGCGGGCCCGCTGGCCCTGCGCGGCCCCGGCGGACGCCACCTCATGCCCGCGGCGGCACGCCTGATGGGCAACCTCGTCACCGAGGAAGACCGGGACCTCGTCGCACGCGTGTGGCGCCTGGCCGGTTCCATGGCCTCTCGAGTCTCCCGAGCCTCCCGCACGCGCGCGGACAGCCCGCTGTGGTCCGTGGACTAGGCCCCGGAGGAGG encodes:
- a CDS encoding geranylgeranyl reductase family protein, with the protein product MKSFECVVVGAGPAGSAAAIAARRAGFEVAVVDAAPAGRDKTCGDGLTPRAVHALRELGLSAALPTYRNRGLKLHGYGGSVTAPWPEGHYGTEGSASPRSLFDAALADLASSLGAEMFYSCPAIGAEFDDSGAITGVVTSQGTLRAKWVIVADGVRSPFGKQLGRKWHRGQVYGIAARSYCATPFSGEPWMHSHVELRDGAGAIQPGYGWIFPLGDGTVNLGCGALSTDARPAKVNTKKLLLQYADQVRDEWQLGQPENITSALLPMGGAVSNVAGPNWMLIGDAAACVNPLNGEGIDYGLETAIMAVDLIADAAGTHPDLTLVWPHELRRAYGEAFVLARTLARVLTYPQFLPAAGPLALRGPGGRHLMPAAARLMGNLVTEEDRDLVARVWRLAGSMASRVSRASRTRADSPLWSVD
- a CDS encoding polyprenyl synthetase family protein — translated: MTNGTPTSPAVDNKLDLGDEDLAQRVTDGLNRVEELMFERLSGGEDFLSEQVTHLAKAGGKRFRPLMAVLASEFGPTPQADNVIRGAAIVELVHLATLYHDDVMDEAAKRRGVESANSRWSNTVAILSGDYLLAEASRLMSEIDTATVRHFAETFSDLVTGQMRETVGARGGDPVEHYLEVIREKTGVLIASAAYLGATHSGADEATVRTIKELGEAIGMVFQIVDDIIDIFSDSDQSGKTPGTDLREGVFTLPVLYALQDEGDAGEELRGLLTGPLTEDADVERALTLIAETDGRARALDDVHRYLSIVDARLDELPDIPANGAMRQIARYTVERVG